From the Rhodoferax mekongensis genome, one window contains:
- the mtgA gene encoding monofunctional biosynthetic peptidoglycan transglycosylase, with amino-acid sequence MKQVLRLVVLCALAFVALQLYFVGRIATMVVLDPQSTAFERSEAYRVTTETGALRWRQEWMPYDRISDNLKRAVIASEDDGFSQHDGVDWDALEKAWAKNAKAEQRAEQRKTTKPPKIVGGSTITQQLAKNLFLSGERTLLRKGQEFVLTMLLEHLLSKQRILEIYLNSVEWGEGVFGAEAAAQHYFRKPASKLSAYEAARLAVMLPRPKFFEKTPNSGYLSSRAGTIVARMKDAQLP; translated from the coding sequence ATGAAGCAGGTGCTGCGTTTGGTCGTGCTGTGCGCGCTGGCTTTTGTAGCGCTGCAGTTGTACTTCGTGGGCCGCATTGCCACCATGGTGGTCTTAGACCCGCAGTCCACCGCCTTTGAGCGCTCCGAGGCGTACCGGGTCACGACCGAAACCGGCGCCTTGCGATGGCGGCAGGAATGGATGCCTTATGACCGCATCTCTGACAACCTGAAGCGCGCCGTCATTGCCTCTGAAGACGATGGTTTCAGCCAGCATGATGGCGTCGACTGGGATGCCCTGGAGAAGGCCTGGGCCAAAAACGCCAAGGCGGAACAGCGTGCCGAGCAGCGCAAAACGACCAAGCCGCCCAAGATTGTGGGCGGCTCCACCATCACCCAGCAGCTGGCCAAGAACCTGTTTTTGTCGGGTGAGCGGACACTGCTTCGTAAGGGGCAGGAGTTTGTGCTCACCATGTTGCTGGAGCATTTGCTGAGCAAGCAGCGCATCCTGGAGATTTACCTCAACAGCGTGGAATGGGGTGAAGGCGTATTCGGTGCAGAAGCTGCAGCCCAGCACTATTTCCGCAAGCCCGCCAGCAAGCTCAGCGCCTACGAGGCGGCCCGTTTGGCCGTGATGTTGCCACGCCCCAAATTTTTCGAGAAGACACCCAACTCGGGCTACCTGAGCAGCCGCGCCGGCACCATCGTGGCGCGGATGAAGGACGCGCAGTTGCCCTAA
- a CDS encoding energy transducer TonB: MTLPKLTTLQWALGVSIAIHGVLLTVRFVDPEAFNRVFEDKPLEVILVNAKSNEKPDKAQAIAQTNMAGGGDVEKGRATSPLPPSALTDIGDSLEEESARKLQSLQEQQNLLLAQVKNQLAALPPPDPSKLADKAEAAEREEKRKQLIKLLAEIERRINMENSRPKKRYVSPAVREEVYAVYYDQLRQSIEEKGTENFPQSGGKKLYGELTMIVTINFDGRVLDTEVVQSSGNPVLDKRAQAIARSAGPFGNFNAAMRRQADQILVVSRFKFTREETLEAKVSSSTSQ; encoded by the coding sequence GTGACGCTCCCCAAACTCACCACACTTCAATGGGCCCTGGGTGTATCCATCGCGATACACGGAGTGCTGCTGACAGTGCGCTTTGTGGATCCGGAGGCTTTCAACCGCGTGTTTGAAGACAAGCCGCTGGAAGTCATCCTGGTCAATGCCAAGAGCAACGAGAAACCGGACAAAGCGCAGGCCATCGCCCAGACCAATATGGCCGGCGGCGGCGATGTGGAAAAAGGCCGCGCGACCAGCCCGCTGCCCCCGTCCGCGCTGACGGATATCGGCGACTCGCTGGAAGAAGAAAGCGCCCGCAAGCTCCAAAGCCTGCAGGAGCAGCAGAACCTGTTGCTCGCGCAGGTCAAAAACCAGCTCGCCGCCCTGCCCCCACCCGACCCCAGCAAGCTGGCCGACAAGGCAGAGGCCGCCGAGCGGGAAGAAAAGCGCAAACAGCTCATCAAGCTGCTGGCCGAGATTGAGCGGCGCATCAACATGGAAAATTCACGGCCCAAAAAGCGGTATGTGAGCCCAGCCGTGCGTGAAGAGGTGTATGCGGTGTACTACGACCAGCTGCGCCAGTCCATTGAAGAAAAAGGCACCGAGAACTTTCCGCAAAGCGGCGGCAAAAAGCTCTACGGCGAGCTGACCATGATCGTCACCATCAACTTCGATGGGCGCGTACTCGACACCGAAGTCGTGCAGAGCTCCGGCAATCCGGTGCTCGACAAGCGGGCGCAGGCTATTGCGCGGTCTGCAGGCCCCTTCGGGAACTTCAATGCAGCCATGCGCCGCCAGGCCGACCAGATTCTGGTGGTGTCCCGCTTTAAATTCACCCGCGAAGAGACGCTGGAAGCAAAGGTCTCGTCCTCAACCTCACAATGA
- a CDS encoding ribonuclease catalytic domain-containing protein gives MFVLFEEAGKFMAGRVLSEAEASAQVELDSGKRVKVKGANILIKFEKPAPAEFVAAAQAQAAGIELDMAYEFAPDEEFGFADLAKDYFSAQASQAEQAGMLFKLFDTPHYFRRAGKGRFKKAPAEIIAQALAAIEKKRLIAEQINHWAQELAAGSCPQAIKDQLYKILFKPDKNAPEYKAVVEASRTTHIAPLDLLQKAGAIASPYLFHWKRFLLENFPKGTGFPAISAPAIADELPVAALQAFSIDDSQTTEIDDALSVQGLGSGTVTVGIHIAAPGLAVQPGSPVDVLGRARLSTVYMPGYKVTMLPDEVVQTYTLMEGRDCPSVSLYVTFNEETLEITNSETKLERVPIAHNLRHDQLDSVVTEQWLTDASFNHDNDVQPAAGLREQLSFLHRLARDLKAKREIVRGKPETFNRPDYNFRLQGNDGAEPQGDETVLISIRQRGAPLDLIVAEAMILANSTWGSWLAEMGVPGIYRSQASLAPGVKVRMGTKALPHAGIGVKAYSWATSPLRRYTDLVNQWQIIACARHGKTAALVAPFKPKDAELFAIISSFDAAYSAYNGYQGAMERFWTMRYAQQHGITELTASLFKDGMVRADDIPLVLPVLGAQGLPRHAKVRVKLGEMDLITLDVQGTVLERLDAPVEADNQDEEDDGDDEVAGPIAIAVDVNEAPEAGGDNPTP, from the coding sequence ATGTTTGTACTGTTTGAAGAAGCCGGAAAATTCATGGCCGGCCGTGTCCTGTCCGAGGCGGAAGCCTCTGCGCAGGTGGAGCTGGATTCCGGCAAGCGCGTCAAAGTCAAGGGCGCCAACATCCTGATCAAGTTTGAAAAGCCCGCTCCGGCGGAGTTCGTTGCGGCCGCCCAAGCGCAGGCAGCCGGCATCGAGCTGGATATGGCCTACGAGTTCGCGCCCGACGAAGAGTTCGGCTTCGCGGACCTGGCCAAAGACTACTTTTCCGCCCAAGCCAGCCAGGCGGAGCAGGCGGGCATGCTGTTCAAGCTGTTCGACACCCCGCACTACTTCCGCCGTGCTGGCAAAGGTCGCTTCAAAAAGGCGCCTGCCGAAATCATTGCCCAGGCTTTGGCTGCGATTGAGAAAAAGCGCCTGATTGCCGAGCAAATCAACCATTGGGCCCAAGAGCTGGCTGCGGGCAGCTGCCCGCAGGCTATCAAGGACCAGCTGTACAAGATCCTGTTCAAGCCGGACAAGAACGCCCCTGAGTACAAGGCCGTGGTCGAGGCCAGCCGGACCACCCACATTGCGCCTCTTGATCTGCTGCAAAAGGCCGGTGCGATTGCTTCGCCCTACCTGTTCCACTGGAAACGCTTTTTGCTGGAGAACTTCCCCAAGGGCACCGGCTTTCCCGCCATTAGCGCACCCGCCATTGCCGACGAGTTGCCGGTGGCGGCCTTACAGGCCTTTTCGATTGACGATTCCCAGACCACTGAAATTGACGACGCCCTGAGCGTGCAAGGCCTGGGCTCCGGCACCGTGACCGTGGGCATCCACATCGCCGCGCCCGGCCTGGCCGTGCAGCCCGGCAGCCCGGTGGACGTGCTGGGCCGCGCCCGCCTGTCCACGGTGTACATGCCGGGCTACAAGGTCACCATGTTGCCCGACGAGGTAGTGCAGACCTACACCCTGATGGAAGGGAGGGATTGCCCGTCCGTCTCGCTCTATGTCACCTTCAACGAGGAGACGCTGGAGATCACCAACAGCGAGACCAAGCTGGAACGTGTGCCGATTGCCCACAATCTGCGCCACGACCAGCTCGACAGCGTGGTCACCGAGCAGTGGCTGACCGACGCGTCGTTTAACCATGACAATGACGTCCAGCCCGCAGCAGGTCTGCGCGAGCAGCTATCATTTTTGCACCGCTTGGCGCGCGACCTGAAAGCCAAGCGCGAGATCGTGCGCGGCAAACCCGAGACCTTCAACCGCCCGGACTACAACTTCCGCCTGCAAGGCAACGACGGCGCTGAGCCGCAAGGCGACGAGACGGTGCTCATCAGCATCCGCCAGCGCGGCGCCCCGCTGGACCTGATCGTGGCCGAAGCCATGATTCTGGCCAACAGCACCTGGGGCAGCTGGCTCGCCGAGATGGGCGTGCCCGGCATCTACCGAAGCCAGGCATCGCTGGCACCCGGCGTCAAGGTACGCATGGGCACCAAGGCCTTGCCGCATGCGGGTATCGGCGTCAAAGCGTATTCGTGGGCGACCTCGCCACTGCGCCGCTACACCGACCTGGTCAACCAGTGGCAGATCATTGCCTGTGCCCGCCATGGCAAGACGGCGGCTTTGGTCGCCCCCTTTAAGCCTAAGGACGCGGAGCTGTTCGCCATCATCTCGTCGTTTGATGCGGCCTACAGCGCCTACAACGGCTATCAGGGCGCCATGGAGCGGTTCTGGACCATGCGTTACGCGCAGCAGCACGGCATCACCGAGCTCACCGCCAGCCTGTTCAAAGACGGCATGGTGCGCGCGGACGACATTCCGCTGGTGCTGCCCGTCCTGGGTGCGCAGGGACTGCCCCGCCACGCCAAGGTGCGCGTCAAGCTGGGGGAGATGGACCTCATCACCCTGGATGTGCAAGGCACGGTGCTGGAACGTCTGGATGCTCCGGTGGAAGCCGACAACCAGGACGAAGAGGACGACGGCGACGACGAGGTGGCCGGCCCGATCGCGATTGCGGTGGATGTGAACGAAGCGCCTGAAGCCGGCGGCGATAATCCCACCCCGTGA
- a CDS encoding YqiA/YcfP family alpha/beta fold hydrolase, with translation MSTASVTHLLYLHGFRSSPHSHKAQAMAAYMAQQHPQVHWWCPQLPPSPRAAMELLLNGIADWPRDSMAVVGSSLGGFYATHIAEATECRAMLINPAVDPARDLGKYIGENRQWHAPEESFFFLPEYVDELRTLQVGELQHPQRYRALLAKGDEVLDWREMHARYGHTQVTLLEGGDHALTGFEEYLPDFARFMGLPPNK, from the coding sequence ATGTCCACTGCGTCCGTCACCCACCTCCTCTACCTTCACGGTTTCCGCTCGTCGCCTCATTCGCACAAAGCACAGGCCATGGCGGCGTACATGGCGCAGCAGCACCCGCAGGTGCATTGGTGGTGCCCGCAGCTGCCCCCCTCACCAAGGGCAGCGATGGAGCTGTTGTTGAACGGTATTGCGGATTGGCCGCGCGACAGCATGGCGGTCGTCGGCTCCTCGCTGGGTGGCTTCTATGCCACCCACATAGCCGAGGCCACAGAATGTCGGGCCATGCTGATCAACCCGGCAGTGGACCCTGCACGGGATTTGGGCAAATACATAGGCGAGAACCGCCAATGGCATGCCCCTGAGGAAAGCTTTTTCTTTTTGCCCGAATATGTAGACGAGCTGCGCACCCTGCAGGTCGGCGAATTGCAGCACCCACAGCGCTACCGCGCCCTCCTGGCCAAAGGGGATGAGGTACTGGACTGGCGCGAAATGCATGCCCGCTACGGCCACACGCAGGTCACGCTGCTGGAAGGCGGGGACCATGCCCTGACCGGTTTTGAGGAATACCTGCCGGATTTCGCCCGGTTTATGGGGCTGCCCCCGAACAAATGA
- a CDS encoding response regulator transcription factor, whose translation MWRVLIVEDDPSTRDFFARSVVACPELRLAAALASVAQAREWLVAHSPSIDVLLTDLGLPDGSGLEVIRLVRTLNPACEPLVISMFGDEDNVLASIEAGALGYIHKDSAPADVAQTILDMRAGASPISPMIARRVLARFRGNASSLVPNPVLSPVTSAQAAPEKIADEVILTPSEQEVLGLIARGFSYAEIARLRGTSVHTVQTHIKKLYAKLSVNSKNAAVFEATRMGLL comes from the coding sequence GTGTGGCGTGTTCTGATCGTTGAAGACGACCCGTCAACCCGTGACTTCTTTGCGCGGAGTGTCGTCGCCTGCCCGGAGTTGCGCTTGGCGGCTGCCTTGGCCTCGGTCGCTCAGGCTAGGGAGTGGCTGGTAGCTCATTCGCCCTCCATCGATGTGCTCTTGACGGACTTGGGCCTACCCGATGGAAGCGGCTTGGAGGTGATACGTCTGGTACGCACCCTGAACCCGGCCTGTGAACCTCTGGTGATTTCCATGTTCGGTGATGAAGACAATGTATTGGCCAGCATTGAGGCCGGTGCTCTTGGGTATATCCACAAAGACTCAGCTCCCGCGGACGTAGCCCAGACGATTCTGGACATGCGCGCGGGAGCGTCTCCGATTTCACCCATGATCGCTCGCCGTGTGCTGGCGCGTTTCCGGGGCAACGCTTCGTCTTTGGTGCCCAATCCGGTCTTGTCGCCGGTTACATCTGCGCAAGCAGCTCCTGAAAAGATAGCGGATGAGGTGATATTGACCCCCAGCGAACAGGAAGTTTTGGGCCTGATCGCCCGCGGGTTTTCGTACGCAGAAATCGCCCGTTTGCGCGGTACCAGCGTACACACCGTGCAAACGCATATCAAAAAGCTCTATGCAAAATTGAGTGTGAATTCCAAGAATGCGGCTGTGTTTGAAGCAACCCGGATGGGCTTGCTGTGA